Proteins from a genomic interval of Rhizobium sp. SL42:
- a CDS encoding glycosyltransferase: MRVAIIHYWLVSMRGGEKVIEALCDMYPDADIFTLVCDRDKLSEKIRRHRIFTSFLQRIPGAKKHYQSLLPLMPFALESFDLRDYDLIISSESGPAKGIIPPPHAVHVCYCHSPMRYLWDHYHFYRGNAGLAARIMMPLLAPVLRAWDANSSLRVDRFVANSHHVANRIGKYYRRSSVVVYPPVAVDEFAPSAELGDFYLCAGQIVPYKRIDLAVRAFTSMNRNLVVLGGGDDREIEALKREAGPTIRFVGQASFADLRSHLARCRALIFPGEEDFGIVPVEAMASGRPVIAYGRGGAMDTVVHGHTGILFKEQSIESLVDAVEIFEAMEHRFRPEAIQMHASQFSVLNFKSGMKKVIDQEIARRVSLVEPTTFGASMSSLFDEAGHVPLH, encoded by the coding sequence CTGGTATGCGATCGCGACAAGCTGTCCGAGAAGATCCGGCGCCATCGGATCTTTACTTCGTTTCTGCAGCGCATTCCCGGCGCAAAAAAACACTATCAGTCGCTACTGCCATTGATGCCGTTTGCTCTGGAGAGCTTTGATCTGCGGGACTACGATCTGATCATCTCGAGCGAATCCGGGCCCGCAAAAGGGATTATCCCTCCGCCCCATGCGGTGCATGTTTGCTATTGCCATTCGCCGATGCGCTATCTGTGGGATCACTACCATTTCTATCGTGGCAATGCCGGTCTGGCGGCGCGGATCATGATGCCGCTGCTGGCGCCTGTGTTGCGCGCGTGGGACGCGAATTCGAGCCTCCGGGTCGATCGTTTCGTTGCAAACTCGCACCATGTCGCAAATCGCATCGGAAAATATTACCGGCGTTCCTCCGTCGTCGTCTATCCGCCCGTCGCTGTCGATGAGTTTGCACCCAGCGCAGAACTGGGTGATTTCTATCTCTGCGCCGGCCAGATCGTCCCCTACAAGCGCATCGATCTTGCCGTGCGTGCCTTCACCAGCATGAATCGCAACCTGGTGGTGCTGGGCGGCGGAGATGACCGGGAGATCGAGGCGCTGAAGCGCGAGGCGGGACCGACCATCCGATTTGTCGGCCAGGCTTCGTTTGCGGACCTCCGGTCGCATCTGGCCCGTTGCCGCGCGTTGATTTTTCCGGGTGAAGAGGATTTCGGCATTGTTCCGGTCGAGGCGATGGCAAGCGGAAGGCCTGTGATCGCCTATGGTCGCGGCGGCGCCATGGATACCGTGGTCCACGGTCATACCGGCATCCTGTTCAAGGAGCAGTCGATTGAATCGCTGGTCGATGCGGTCGAGATCTTCGAAGCAATGGAACATCGGTTCCGGCCGGAGGCCATTCAGATGCACGCTTCGCAGTTCAGCGTGCTGAACTTCAAGTCGGGCATGAAAAAGGTGATAGACCAGGAGATCGCGAGGCGCGTCTCCTTGGTTGAACCGACAACATTCGGCGCATCGATGTCATCGCTGTTCGACGAAGCCGGGCATGTGCCGTTGCACTAG
- a CDS encoding response regulator transcription factor, giving the protein MSAYASTSHNIDTVSKADIDFISSLATSPVLDAKTDEYVLILDSRVLDRECLSRSLSTYDPAMRIVTAGSIEDWRKRQMQSEPSAVLLVVAGGKTNEPSASDKIERAAAAFKLSPVIVIAESDDLGDILKAIDCGARGYIPTSVNISVAAEAISLARAGGVFIPVSSLLANREALNSVVKGSSYLNESFTPREIEVAEALRRGKANKIIAYEMNLCESTVKVHIRNIMKKLNVTNRTQVAFKLK; this is encoded by the coding sequence ATGAGTGCATATGCGTCGACCTCACACAATATCGATACAGTATCGAAGGCCGATATAGATTTCATCAGCTCGCTTGCCACCAGCCCGGTGCTGGATGCCAAGACCGATGAATACGTTCTAATCCTTGACAGCCGTGTGCTCGATCGCGAGTGCCTCTCCCGCAGCCTCTCGACCTATGATCCCGCGATGCGGATCGTCACCGCAGGATCGATCGAGGATTGGCGCAAGCGGCAGATGCAGAGCGAGCCATCCGCGGTCCTTCTCGTGGTGGCCGGAGGCAAGACCAACGAGCCAAGCGCCAGCGACAAGATCGAGCGTGCGGCCGCCGCCTTCAAGCTCAGCCCGGTGATCGTCATCGCAGAATCGGATGACCTTGGAGACATCCTCAAGGCAATCGATTGCGGCGCGCGCGGTTATATTCCGACAAGCGTCAACATCAGCGTAGCGGCAGAGGCAATCTCGCTGGCCCGCGCCGGCGGCGTGTTCATTCCTGTCAGCAGCCTGCTTGCCAATCGGGAAGCCCTGAACTCGGTGGTCAAGGGGTCGAGCTATCTCAACGAAAGCTTCACGCCGCGTGAGATCGAAGTTGCCGAAGCCCTGAGACGCGGCAAAGCCAACAAGATCATCGCCTATGAAATGAACCTCTGCGAGAGCACGGTGAAGGTCCATATCCGTAATATCATGAAGAAGCTGAACGTTACCAACCGGACCCAGGTTGCTTTCAAGCTGAAGTAA